One Glycine max cultivar Williams 82 chromosome 6, Glycine_max_v4.0, whole genome shotgun sequence DNA segment encodes these proteins:
- the LOC100819511 gene encoding CutA1 domain-containing protein isoform 3 (isoform 3 is encoded by transcript variant 3) — translation MEGSNTTVPSIVVYVTVPNKDAGKKLAESIVKEKLAACVNRVPGIESVYQWEGKIQTDSEELLIIKTRQSLLEALTEHVKANHEYDVPEVISLPITGGNLKYLEWIKESTRD, via the exons ATGGAAGGGAGTAACACCACCGTGCCCAGCATTGTTGTCTATGTCACTGTTCCCAACAAAGATGCAG GTAAGAAGTTGGCTGAAAGCATCGTCAAAGAGAAGCTTGCTGCTTGTGTCAACAGGGTACCGG GTATTGAATCGGTGTACCAGTGGGAGGGAAAG ATCCAAACTGATTCTGAGGAACTTCTTATAATCAAGACTAGGCAATCCCTTCTGGAGGCACTGACAGAGCATGTCAAGGCTAATCATGAATATGA TGTGCCAGAGGTGATCTCCTTACCCATCACCGGGGGCAATCTTAAATATTTAGAGTGGATTAAAGAGAGCACAAGGGACTGA
- the LOC100819511 gene encoding CutA1 domain-containing protein isoform 1 (isoform 1 is encoded by transcript variant 1) — translation MASIICSSSTLRRRLPLVGAFCMLSLGLSNLYTPLKTGCVQSLLRSKLGIRTQSCIRMEGSNTTVPSIVVYVTVPNKDAGKKLAESIVKEKLAACVNRVPGIESVYQWEGKIQTDSEELLIIKTRQSLLEALTEHVKANHEYDVPEVISLPITGGNLKYLEWIKESTRD, via the exons ATGGCTTCCATAATATGCTCCTCCTCCACGCTACGACGTCGTTTGCCCCTCGTCGGCGCGTTTTGCATGCTCAGTTTGGGACTCTCCAATCTCTACACACCCCTCAAAACGGGGTGCGTTCAATCTCTCTTACG ATCCAAGTTGGGTATTCGAACCCAGTCCTGCATCAGAATGGAAGGGAGTAACACCACCGTGCCCAGCATTGTTGTCTATGTCACTGTTCCCAACAAAGATGCAG GTAAGAAGTTGGCTGAAAGCATCGTCAAAGAGAAGCTTGCTGCTTGTGTCAACAGGGTACCGG GTATTGAATCGGTGTACCAGTGGGAGGGAAAG ATCCAAACTGATTCTGAGGAACTTCTTATAATCAAGACTAGGCAATCCCTTCTGGAGGCACTGACAGAGCATGTCAAGGCTAATCATGAATATGA TGTGCCAGAGGTGATCTCCTTACCCATCACCGGGGGCAATCTTAAATATTTAGAGTGGATTAAAGAGAGCACAAGGGACTGA
- the LOC100819511 gene encoding CutA1 domain-containing protein isoform 2 (isoform 2 is encoded by transcript variant 2) — MASIICSSSTLRRRLPLVGAFCMLSLGLSNLYTPLKTGSKLGIRTQSCIRMEGSNTTVPSIVVYVTVPNKDAGKKLAESIVKEKLAACVNRVPGIESVYQWEGKIQTDSEELLIIKTRQSLLEALTEHVKANHEYDVPEVISLPITGGNLKYLEWIKESTRD, encoded by the exons ATGGCTTCCATAATATGCTCCTCCTCCACGCTACGACGTCGTTTGCCCCTCGTCGGCGCGTTTTGCATGCTCAGTTTGGGACTCTCCAATCTCTACACACCCCTCAAAACGGG ATCCAAGTTGGGTATTCGAACCCAGTCCTGCATCAGAATGGAAGGGAGTAACACCACCGTGCCCAGCATTGTTGTCTATGTCACTGTTCCCAACAAAGATGCAG GTAAGAAGTTGGCTGAAAGCATCGTCAAAGAGAAGCTTGCTGCTTGTGTCAACAGGGTACCGG GTATTGAATCGGTGTACCAGTGGGAGGGAAAG ATCCAAACTGATTCTGAGGAACTTCTTATAATCAAGACTAGGCAATCCCTTCTGGAGGCACTGACAGAGCATGTCAAGGCTAATCATGAATATGA TGTGCCAGAGGTGATCTCCTTACCCATCACCGGGGGCAATCTTAAATATTTAGAGTGGATTAAAGAGAGCACAAGGGACTGA